From Cuculus canorus isolate bCucCan1 chromosome 7, bCucCan1.pri, whole genome shotgun sequence, one genomic window encodes:
- the CHUK gene encoding inhibitor of nuclear factor kappa-B kinase subunit alpha produces MERAPGGAALRGQPAGSCGPWEMRDRLGTGGFGNVCLYQHQDSGARVAVKSCRLELSVKNKDRWCHEIEIMKKLNHPNVVRACEVPEEMNFLVNDVPLLAMEYCSGGDLRKLLNKPENCCGLKESQILSLLSDIGSGIQYLHENRIIHRDLKPENIVLQDEGGKIVHKIIDLGYAKDLDQGSLCTSFVGTLQYLAPELFENKSYSVTVDYWSFGTMVFECIAGFRPFLHNLQPFTWHEKIKKKDPKHIFASEEMNGEVRFSTHLPQPHSLCGLIVEPMENWLQLMLNWDPQQRGGGLDTETSRPKCFLIMDHILNLKIVHILNMTSAKIVSFLLHPEESLHSLQIRIEFETGISTGNQELLLETGICLDPRKPASQCVIDGVRGWDSYMVYLFDKSKTVYDGPFASRSLSDCVNYIVQDSKIQLPIPQLRKVWAEAVHYVIGLKEDYSRLFQGQRAAMLSLLRYNANLIKMKNNMVSASQQLKAKLEFFHQSIRLDLERYSDQMAYGISSEKMLKAWKEMEEKASQCAQAEDIGYLDEQIMALHTEIVELQKSPYARRQGEVMETLEQRAIDLYKQLKTRPPDHAYSDSTDMVKIIVQTVQSQDRVLKELFGHLSKLLGCKQKIIDLLPKIEVALNNIKEADNSVMQMQGKRQREIWHLLKIACTQSSSRSLVSSSLEGTASPPAATWLPQSSSGNIPHPLSSVAIPEDGENFVHVIEENLNYLELFSSILQEARQEQNSSMMSLDWNWLK; encoded by the exons ATGGAGCGGGCTCCCGGCGGGGCGGCGCTGCGCGGGCAGCCGGCGGGCAGCTGCGGGCCCTGGGAGATGCGGGACCGCCTGGGCACTGGCGGGTTCGGTAACGTCTGCCTGTACCAGCACCAG GACTCGGGCGCCCGCGTGGCTGTCAAGTCCTGCCGCCTGGAGCTCAGCGTCAAGAACAAAGACCGCTGGTGCCACGAGATCGAGATCATGAAGAA GTTGAACCATCCCAATGTAGTAAGAGCCTGTGAAGTTCCCGAGGAGATGAACTTCTTGGTTAATGATGTTCCTCTTCTAGCAATGGAATATTGTTCTGGAGGTGATCTCCGGAAG TTGctaaacaaaccagaaaactgcTGTGGACTTAAAGAAAGTCAAATACTTTCTCTGCTGAGTGACATTG GGTCTGGTATCCAGTATttgcatgaaaacagaattatacACAGAGATTTAAAGCCTGAAAATATCGTTCTTCAGGATGAAGGTGGGAAG ATTGTTCACAAAATAATAGACCTGGGATATGCAAAGGATCTGGATCAAGGAAGTTTATGCACTTCGTTTGTTGGAACATTGCAATATTTG GCTCCAGAACTCTTTGAGAATAAATCCTACTCAGTTACTGTTGATTACTGGAGCTTTGGAACGATGGTGTTTGAGTGCATTGCAGGATTTAGACCTTTCTTACATAATCTACAGCCGTTTACGTG gcatgaaaaaatcaagaagaagGATCCAAAGCACATCTTTGCTTCTGAAGAGATGAATGGGGAGGTTCGCTTTAGTACCCATTTGCCACAACCTCACAGCCTCTGTGG TTTAATTGTAGAACCGATGGAAAATTGGTTGCAACTGATGCTGAACTGGGATCCACAACAGAGGGGTGGAGGTTTAGATACTGAGACCAGTCGTCCAAAGTGTTTCCTTATAATGGATCACATACTGAATTTGAAG ATAGTGCACATCCTAAATATGACCTCTGCCAagattgtttcatttcttttgcatcCCGAGGAAAGCCTTCATTCCCTTCAGATTCGGATTGAGTTTGAAACTGGAATAAGTACTGGAAATCAGGAACTGCTGTTGGAAACGGGGATTTGCCTGGACCCTCGGAAACCTGCTTCCCAGTGTGTTATTGATGGCGTA AGAGGCTGGGATAGCTACATGGTCTATTTGTTTGATAAAAGCAAAACTGTCTATGATGGACCCTTTGCTTCTCGGAGTCTGTCTGACTGTGTAAATTACATTG TACAGGATAGTAAAATCCAACTACCAATTCCTCAGCTCCGCAAGGTGTGGGCAGAAGCAGTTCACTATGTGATTGGGCTAAAAGAAGACTATAGCAGGCTTTTCCAGGGCCAGAGAGCTGCCAT GCTCAGTCTTCTTCGGTATAATGCCAACctaatcaaaatgaaaaacaatatgGTGTCAGCATCCCAGCAACTAAAGGCAAAGCTGGAATTCTTTCACCAAAGCATTCGCCTTGACCTGGAGAGATACAGCGACCAGATGGCTTATGGCATAT CTTCAGAAAAGATGCTCAAAGCCTggaaggagatggaagagaagGCCTCTCAGTGTGCACAG GCTGAAGATATCGGATATCTGGATGAGCAGATCATGGCTCTGCACACAGAGATTGTAGAGCTTCAAAAGAGTCCGTATGCAAGGCGCCAAGGAGAGGTCATGGAGACCTT ggaaCAGAGAGCCATAGACCTGtacaagcaattaaaaacaaGACCTCCAG ATCACGCCTACAGTGACAGCACAGACATGGTGAAGATCATTGTGCAGACAGTACAGAGCCAAGACCGGGTTCTCAAGGAGCTCTTTGGCCATCTCAG CAAGCTCTTGGGATGTAAGCAGAAGATTATTGACTTGCTTCCAAAGATTGAAGTGGCTCTAAATAACATCAAGGAAGCTGACAATTCAGTGATGCAGATGCAGGGCAAAAGACAAAGGGAGATATGGCATTTGCTGAAAATTGCTTGC actCAGAGCTCTTCTCGATCGCTGGTAAGCTCCAGCCTGGAAGGGACAGCCTCACCTCCAGCAGCCACATGGCTCCCACAGAGCTCATCAGGGAATATACCTCACCCTCTGTCATCTGTGGCAATTCCCGAAGATGG ggaaaaTTTTGTCCATGTGATAGAAGAGAACCTGAATTACCTCGAACTCTTTAGCAGTATTTTGCAGGAGGCAAGACaggagcagaacagcagcatgATG AGCTTGGACTGGAACTGGCTGAAGTAG